A stretch of DNA from Piliocolobus tephrosceles isolate RC106 chromosome 21, ASM277652v3, whole genome shotgun sequence:
CTGTCCTCCCTCAGACCCACTGGTCAAGTCCCGGAAACCCGGGAATCTGGTTTCTGGCTTCCTCTGTCCACCACTCCTGGGTCTTTCTCTCCCAGCCCTGGAGACGGACATAGGACAGGAAAGACACTTGGACACACAGAGAGGTGGACATAACTTGCTTTACTTGAACCATCTGGGTGCTGACCAGGTCCTGGTGAGGAGACACCCCAGACCCCAGTCAGCCACAGGGTGCCTGGGAACAAGGGGGCCAAAGTCAAGGGCTTGAGACTCAGGGTCAGATCCTAGACTGGGTTCAGAGCCTCAGAAGTGGAATTTGGAATTCTGAGAGAACAATCTAGAATTCTAGAAATAGAATCTCagaaatggaatttgaaattCTACCAACACTCCCAGGGTGGGGGTGGCGGGTACTGAGTGGGAATGATTAGAATAAAATTGAGGACTCTAGCAGCGGGCTAAGAATGGTATCAGCGGGTTCTCATCCTACAACCTGACTTTGGAAGTTGGAGATAAGGGGCATCTAGGGACTGGGTGAGACTCCAGTTTTGGAGTCTGACTCACAGTTGGACAGAGCCAAAGCCCCTTGGGGCTGAGCCAGAACCTCTGAGAGTGAACCTGGAGACTCAGAGGGCAGCTGGCAGGGCTCACAGTGTGGGGTCCCGCCCTGCAGAGGCTGGATCAGGCCCTCAGGGGCTGGGCTGCTGGCTTCAAGAGGCTGGGCCAGGACATCAAGGGACGGAGTTCCGGGTTCCACAGCTGGGTCAGTGCTGCCCAGAGCCGATTCCTGGGACTTGCAGAAACGTGCGAAGGTCTCTGAGGGCCTGGCCTCGGTCTGTGGAGCAAATCCAGCTGCCCGAGCGCGTTCCCCGACCTGGGTGTTGAATgcctgcagctgctcctgccGCACGTCCACCAGGTACCTGCAGATGGGAAGCACCATGTCAGGGACCCAGATATTGATCCCCAGCCAGGATGTTCCCCGCCCTCCACCCCACTGGCTCACCGGGCTAATTCCACAATCAGGTTCCCTCCAGGTGCCACACAGGCCCCAAGCTCAGGGCTGAGAAGATGGACCATCCTGCAGAGAGGACAGAGGACAAGCTGAGATTCAGCTGAGGGAGGACGGAGCTCTGGGAACCCAGACACTATGGGAGGAGGGGCTGCAGCACTGGAGTCTGGGTCCTGGGAAAGAAGGGAGCAGGAGGTCTGGACTCAGGTaccagggaggaggggctggggctggacccctgggtctgagggaggaggggctgggtcTGGACTCCTGgctctgagggaggaggggcgggggcggggctcCTGGGTCTtagagaggaggggctgggggcctggactcctgggtctgagggaggaggggttgggggcctggactcctgggtctgagggaggagggcctGGGCTTGGGTTCcagggtctgagggaggaggggctgggggcctgagCCTGGGTCTTTGTGAGCACAGATGCCTCCCTGCTTACCCACAGGCCACATAGAGGAGCTGGAACCGGCCATTGTAGCAGCTTTTGTGGTGGAGAGTCTCAGCAGAATTGAGCGGCAGAAAGTGGACAGTGAATGATTctggggtgggggctgctggAGGAAGGGGATAGGGGGGTCACCTCTGACGGGCAGAGCCATGAGGCCAGAAAGCCAGAGAGATACATAGAGCTGGGCAGAGCTGGGCAGGCACACAGGACTTGGAGATAACACTTTTTGTCCTcttgaagctttttaaaaaatctttcctcTGAGGTGGATTCCTGGAAAATTCTGGGAAGGTCAGCCCGGCAGGCAGAGGCTCACTGTACAGATCAGGCAACTGAGACTCTAGAGACGGAAAGAGGGTGGGTGGCCAGGGCCACATGTGACATGCCTGTCGGACAGACACTCAGGGAGGGCCAGGTTGGAGGATGGCTGGAAGGAGGCCCCGCGTGGATCTGGGGTGCAGGAGGGTGTCCAAGGGAGAGCTGGGACCCAGCACCCTGTGAGAATATTCTTGGATGGCTTAGCCCTTTGCAGATAAGATTAGAATTCTACTAGTGGAATTCAGAATCCTAAGCATGCTCTCAGAATgtaggaaagggagagaaagataagagaggaaaagacagaatATCAAGAAGCTGTCACTTGCCCAGGCATTCCAAATCATGTCAGTCCACACTCCAGTGTGAAACACTTGGAGGCTGGAGTCCCTGGCTTACCTGTCGTCCCTGGCCTACCTGGGACTTACCTGCAGTCCCTGGCTTACCTGTTGTTATCCCTGGCTTACCTGTTGTTATCCCTGGCTTACCTGGAGTCCCTGGCTTATCTGGGACTTACCTGGAGTCCNNNNNNNNNNCTGGCTTACCTGGAGTCCCTGGCTTATCTGGGACTTACCTGGAGTCCCTGGCTTACGTATTGTTATCCCTGGCTTACCTGGAGTCCCTGGCTCCGGGCTTGCCTCCGAGCTCTGCTGCTCTTCCGGGTCCCCCCGGCTGGCTCTCGCGCGCCCCCAGGCGGCCACCTCGCGGAGCAGCTCTGTCACGTTGTGTTGCGTGATCTCCCCGGCCGTCTGGGGGTAGAAGGGGCGTGGCCAGACGTCGGGGCCGGGATGGCGGGGCGGGGCTTAGAACGCGGGGAGTCCTCGGTCCAGGACTAGAACTCCCGCAGCTGCTTGGAGGATGTGAAGTGGGGCGGGACCTGTCCCGCGGGGATGGGGCCTGTTCCCTGAATCGAGTCGTCCCCGCCCAGTGACGTGTTGGGTCTGGAGCTAGGGGCGGGGCCTGCTGTGGAGGCGGGGCCTTGCGCACCCAcccaccctccccagccccaccaccacccacccccagccccagtcccAGCCTCGCCCCGCACCTTGACCGGCTGTCCGTTGCTGGTCCGCAGGAGGCTCTCGTCGTCTGCTTCGATGCCGAAGGCCACGAAGGGCCCCGTGGCGACGTCCCCCCAGTACCCGCGCGCTGCCACGCACTCCCCGCGCTGgaaaaggaggcagagaggaggcgGGTGAGGTCGAGGTTGGGGACCCTGACTCCTAGGTCTCCGAGAAGCAGCGGTGGGCCAGGACAGGCAGTGGACACGCACGTAGCGCAGGAGGCGACCCGACGCCAGGGTCCGGTTGGGCACATGATAGGCGCTGGAGTCCCTGAGTTCAAAGGCGACGCCTGTGTCCCGCCAGCGTCGGAACTCCTGGGTGTGAATGACttgggcctggggtggggggcaggaagAAGGGAGCCCTCAATGAACCCAGCATGGAGGGACCCCTACACCATCCTCCTTCAGACCCAGGGAGTCCAGAACgctcagcccctcctccctcagacccaggagtccagaccccagcccctcctccctcagacccaagAGTTCGggtcccagcccctcctccctcagacccaggagtcctggcccagcccctcctccctcagacccaggagtccaggcccagccctcctccctcagacccaggagtccaggccccccagcccctcctccNNNNNNNNNNNNNNNNNNNNNNNNNNNNNNNNNNNNNNNNNNNNNNNNNNNNNNNNNNNNNNNNNNNNNNNNNNNNNNNNNNNNNNNNNNNNNNNNNNNNcaggcccagcccctcctccctcagacccaggagtccagacccccagctcctcctccctcagacccaggttTCTAGttctccagcccctcctccctcagacccaggttTCTAGttctccagcccctcctccctcagacccaggcgTCCAGGCCCCAGCCCTTGCTCCTGTGCCCCTCACCCCGCGGTCATGCAGCTTCATGCGCAGGTCCCAGTCGCTGACACCGCGCCGGGCGTCGTAGCGGGAGCCTAGGTAGTGGCGCAGCCGCGAATCCCAGAGGCGGCTCATGGGGAAGGCCTCGGGCCCTTTCTCGCCGCCCGCCCAGAAGCGGAACACGGCCTCCAGGGCGTCCCGCTCGCGGAACTGCAGGGCGAGGCACGcgtggggagagagggaggcagggagggatgcAGGGAGAGCGGCTTCTAATTGACCCTCTTTTCCGTCCCAGAACAGGGGAACGATTCCCCTGTTTCTCggatggaaaaactgaggttcCGAAAGCAGAAGCCACCTGCTGCCCCCAGGCCAAATCCCACAGTGGGAGTCGGGGAACTGGGATTCGAACTCCCGAGCCCGCCGCCTGCTCCATCAACGCACGTCCTTTGGACTGCGCACTTCCATTCTTCCCGCAGCCACCCGATCCCAGATGGAGGCCGGGCGGCGGCACCTTGAGGGcgcggaggctgagccagggcaGCTGCTCCTCCAGGCGGTCGGGCTCGGGGACCAGGTGAGCCAGCACGTCGGCCTGGGCGCGCACGAAGGCAGCCACCGGCGGGCGCAGCAGCGCGTTCCCCCACACCTCCAGGAAGGTCTCGCTCCGCTCTAGGGAGAGGGGGAGATAATTGGGGGAATGTGCGGAGGAGGGAGCCCAGGAATTAGACCCTTAATATGTTGTTAGGTCATAGTCatataatgaaaacaatgaacCCCTGCAAACTCCCCAAGCATTCCAAAAACTACATGAAGAACAGGGCcgccggcgtggtggcgggcgcctgtagtcgcagttactcgggaggctgaggcaggagaatcgcttgaacccggaggcggaggttgcagtgagctgagatcgtgccattgcactccaacctggacaacagaatgagactccgcctctaaaataaataaataaataaataaccaccTAGAAGAGGGAATTGGAGTTGCAGATTCCACACTCACCGCAGACACAGAATATTTGGGGCAAAAGATAACAAtacaacagtaaaacaaaaacacaaattgtaaaatatggtgtaagcatttacattgtattacatattataggtaatctttttttttttttttgagacggatttgtACTCTGAATTCTCTGGGTTATTaatgactgatatggtttggatctgtgtcccacctaaatctcatgttgaattgtaatccccaaatgttggaggtggggcctgctgcGAGGTGAtagggtcatgggggcagatttctcccttactgttctcatgatagtgagttcccacaaaatctggttgtttgaaagtgtgcgGCTCTTCCCCGCTgcctctcttgctccttctcctgCCATGGAACAGGTGCCTGCatccccttcactttctgtcatgattgtaagtttcctgaggccttcatAGCCATGCATGctccctgtacagcctgtggaactgtgagtcaattaaaccttttctctTGGGGCCGGgtgagatggctcacacctgtaaacccagcactttggcaggccaaggcgggcggatcacctgaggtcgggagctcaagaccatcctggccaacatggtgaaaccccggctctactaaaagtacaaaaaattagccgggcgtggtggtgcatgcctgtaatcctagctacttgggagactgaggcaggataattgcttgaatccaggaggcagaggttatggggagccaagattgtgccattgcactccaacctgggcaacgggGCAAGACGCTGCctcaaaaagcaagcaaacaaacaaacctgttttcttttcctttttcttttttagatggaggttttgctcttgtcacccaggctggagtgcaatggcatgatcttggctcactgcaacctccacctcagctaatatttgtatttttttttttcttgagatggagtctcgctcttgttgcccaggctggagtgcaatggtacgatcttggctcactgcaacctctgcctcctgggttccagtgattctcctgcctcagcctcctgagtagctgggactacaggcacccgccactacgcccggctaatttttgtatttttagtagagatggggttttaccatgttgagcaggatggtctctatctcctgacttcgtgatccgcccacctcagcctcccaaagtgctgggattacaggtgtgaaccactgcacccagcctctcctgGAATTTTCTAAGTGACTCTAAGATGTATTATatttagccccattttacaggtaggaGAAGCTGAGGCTCTAAGATGGCAAATTACATCAAAGGGGACCATcaccaataaatatatatgatttttttttccatcagtgGTATCACACTGGAAAATACCAAACTTTNNNNNNNNNNNNNNNNNNNNNNNNNNNNNNNNNNNNNNNNNNNNNNNNNNNNNNNNNNNNNNNNNNNNNNNNNNNNNNNNNNNNNNNNNNNNNNNNNNNNtgcaagctccgcctcccaggtttacgccattctcccgcctcagcctcccgagtagctgggactacaggcgcccgccacctcgcccggctagttttttgtattttttagtagagacggggtttcaccgtgttagccaggatggtctcgatctcctgacctcgtgatccgcccgtctcggcctcccaaagtgctgggattacaggcttgagccaccacgcccggccaacatttttgttttttagatggagttttgctctcgttacccaggttggagtgcaatggcacgatctcagctcactgcaacctctgcctcccaggaaaATAACCAAACGAGTCATTGTACCATTGAAATGCCAGAATCCCTCTAGGGAGGGGGAGACCAGCAGTCACAATGCCTGGGTCCTTAGCAGCAGACCTTGCAGCCCCATCTTCTCCGGATCCTCCAGGGCTAAGCTGAAGATCAACATGTGTCGGGCCACGGCTTCCAGATTATTCTCCAGCACAAAGAACTagaaggatggaaaaaaaaaaaaaaaaaagaactagaaggATGGACAGGGTAGGATAATTCTGAAACCTGTTTGCCTGGGCCCaaggagacccaggagagcaggCCCTCAGCTCTCTCCTTCCACACACCCAGGAGTTCTGTACACCAGCCTCTTCCTTCAAACACAGGAGTCTGGGTCCCCAGAGCCCTCTTTCCTTCCATTACTCAGAAGACCTGATCTTTGAGCTCTTCCTCACTGCAGAAATCACGAGTTCCAAACCCCAGCCCCTTCCTTCCCCAAGACGCATGAGTTCGCTCCCAACTTCCATCTCCCTCAGATCTAGGAGTCTCCAGCCCCTTCATTCCTGGACCTGAGGTTTTAGAATTCCAATCCCTTCCTCCCTCAAGGACTCGGGAATGTGGGCTATCTCCATCCCAGCTCACGTTGAACCTCCTGCGAGGCCAGAGCTTCGCTCGGGACAGCGTCCGCAGCAGGTGCCGTCCATCCACAGAGCCCAGAAGCAGCACGTCTAGCTCGGGGGTGCTGTGCACTGTATCGGCCTGGGAATCTGGGTCCACAGGAGGACCTGGCAAGATGAAAGCCGGCTGGGGCACCATGGTGGTTGGCAGACCGTCCACCGTAGCATCCCCTACAACAATGGACTACAAATCCCAGTAGGCGTCGCGCCTGTGGCCTAGGTTCTAAGGGGAGGTGTTTTCTTCGAGTACTCTGGGATTCATAGTCTGCAGACAGGACCTCGGGGCTGCCCCTGGGAGCGCGCCCTCCGCCGTTGGGTCCTTGGAGAACGTTAGCGCGCCCCCTGCCACCGACCCTGGGACTACGAGCTCTAAAAGGCCGTCTGCCCAGGCTGGGAAGGCAGACGGTATATCAGACCTTGCGTGTTAGGACTCACTTTCAGCCTGCAGGTCCAGCGCCGGGGACAGGCCCCACCAGGATACGGAGCCGAAGCCCCTGCCGGAGCCGGCAGGTGTGGTCATCACGCTGCGGAAAAGACATTCTGAGAATCCCACATATTGCCCGCCCCGCTCCCCTCTCACCGCCCCGCACTTCTCGCCCCTTTGCTTCCACATGATATCCTGCCCACACCTTTATCCTCCAAATATCCCGGGACGCCCCTTCCTCTCTGCTCAGTGCAGCACTGTGGACCCGCGGCACTCCGCAACTGCTGCCCGCCCTTTTCGATCAATCAACCAATGGGAGCATGGGGGATGGGACCACAGCGAGCAACTGACCAATGAAAGTGAGCGAGACAAACTTTTGGCCAATGGGAGCACTGAGGGCCAGACGTGCGGACGCGGTTGTCATGACGACGGCACTGACGGGGAGGGGCGGGGCTGAAACAGGTTGGGGCGGAGTCAGGGTCGGTCCAAATTTCTGGAATGGGGGAGACCTGGGCTGATTAAAATTGAGAGTGAACGGAGCATAATCctatttcctgttttgttttgtttttttcttttttccatctgCTGCCTTTGCTCCTACGTAACTGAATTTTGAGCAACCCAAATAAAGTGAAGTGTCTAGACTTTAGACGGCAGGCTTCTGAGCCCGCTCCCCGCCCCAGCACAACGTGGGCTCTACCACACAGAGCTGCCCACAGGTGGGGCACTCATGTGCAGGTCACTAAATATTCAGGGATTTTTGTGAGTTGGTTATTGTCACACGAagcaataatttaaatttatagctCTATCCTTTTCTAAGCGGGATGATTACGCGCATATAGTTTCTAAGCGGGTGTTCACGCGCATGTGTGAGAAGTGCCTCCTTCAAACCTTGTTACGACATCGATGCACGTTACCCTTCtgacatgaatttaaaaaaactacaGGTAAATTCTGTAATCGTACAGTTAAATGCACTGCATTAAAATAAGGGTaagtcggctgggcgcggtggctcacacctgtaatcccaacactttgggaggtcgaggtgggcagatcacttgaggtcaggagttggagaccagcctggccaacatggtgaatcagCGCCTCTAccttaagaaatacaaaaattaaccgtgtgtggtggcacgcacctgtaatcccagctactctggaggctgaggcaggagagtctgttgaacccgggaggcggaggttgcagtgagctgcgcctctgggcgacagagcaacactgtcaaaaaaaaaaaaaaaaaaaaaaaaaacagagtctgAATGAGGCACATCTCTAGATCACCCCAGCACCCCGCACTGGGCTGAGCGCCCAAGGAGACTTGGTTCTCTGCCTCCTTTCCTTGCTCAGACCAGTcaccctttctgagcctcagtctcctgctcTGTGTGGTGGGAATGTAGCGTGCAGCTGGCAGAGGGGCAGCGGATCTGCCTCCTGAGGGCAGATCTGGGCACTGGGAAGACAATACCCACTGGGGAAATGCAGGCTGAGACCTCAGCAGTTCCTGCAGAATCAGCCTGGCTAACCAGCCCCTCCCAGGCCAGCTCTAAGCCTGCAAGAGCCCCAGATCCTGGCTTTCTCTCTGGAGAATTAATGCCTTTCCTCCCTGTTTCTCCCACTCCCCCAGCATATTCTCAGCAAACGAGCCAGAGTgactttttgagacggagtcttgctgcgactcccagactggagtgcagtggcgcgatcttggctgaccgcaacctccgcctcccgggttcaagtcgttcttctgcctcagcctcctgagtaactgggattacagtcatgcgccacgacgcccggctaattctgtatttttagtagagacagggtttctccgtgttggtcaggctggtctccaactcacgacctcaggtgatctgcccgcctcggcctctcaaagtgttggaattacaggcgtgagccactgagcctggtgaatattttttttttctttttattttttgagacggagtcttactctgtcgcccaggatggagtgcatggcgtgatcttggctcactgcaacctccgcctcccaggttctagcaattctcctgcctcagcctcctgagtaggtcggattacaggtgcccaccaccaagccctgctactttttgtatttttagtagagatgaggtttcaccatgctgcccaggctggtctcgaattcctgagctcagggaatccacctgccttggcctccaaaagtgctaggattacaggcgtgagccaccatgcccagccccagtgatttttttgtatttttagaagagacggggtttcaccttgttgcccaggctgctctcaaactcctgacctcaagtgctccgcgggcctcagcctcccgaagtgcttgaattacaagcatgagccactgcacctggcccagagtgAGCTTTAACATAAATCAAATAATGTCTCCCACCTCTTCAAATCCTCCAAATGGTTCCCGCCGCACCTGGACACATTCCCAGCTCCTTAGCTTGGCTCCCTATGCCCTAGGCAGTTATCCACCCCTGAAGCCACACCAGCCTCTTGGCTCCTTGGAGAACACACCACGCCGTTTgaaccccagggcctttgcaacTTGGGGTTCTTTTGCCTTGAAATCTCTGCCCCCTCAtctttagtagctgggaccacaggcaagtgccgccatgcctggatatgtatgtatgtatgtatgtgtgtacgtatgtgtatgcatgtgtgtatgtgagtgtatatgtatgtgtgtatgtatgtatgtgtgcatgtatgtatgtgtgtatgtatgtgtatgcatgtgtgtgagtatgtatgtatgtatgcatgtatgtatgtatctctgtgtatgtatgtatgtgtatgcatgtgtgtatgtgagtgtatatgtatgtgtgcatgtatgtatgtgtgtatgtatctgtgtgtatgtgtatgtatgtgtgtatgcgtgtgtatgcgtgtatgtatgtgtgcatgcgtgtatgtatctctgtgtgtatgtgtatgtatatgtgtgtatgtgtgtatgtatgtgtgtgtatgtgtgggtgtgtatgtgtgtgtatgtgtatgtgtgtgtgtgtgtgtatgtgtgtatgtagcaAAAGGGTCTCactagttgcccaggctgttatttatttatctgagacggagtttcactcttcttgcccaggctggagtgcaatgtcgcgatctcggttcactgcaacctccacctccctggttcaagcgattctcccacctcagcctcctgagtagctgggactacaggtatgcaccaccacatccagctaattttgtattttcagtagagatggggtttcttcgtgttggtcaggctgatctcaaactcctgacctcaggtgatctgcctgccttggtctcccaaagtgctgggattacaggcgtgagccactgcggccggctttatttatttaagacagggacttgctctgttgctcagactggagtacttcagcctgaaactcctgggctcaagcaatcctcccacctctgcatccctagtagctagaactacaggcacattccCCCATACCTAGCTaactttacaaattttaaaaatagagatgaggtctcactttattatccaggctggtctcaaaccctgggccccaagtgatcctcctgcctcccaaagagctgggattacaggcctgagtcactatGACtagactgttttctttttcttttcttttctttctttctttctttttttttttttttttgacaagatctCCTTCTGTGGcacaagctggaatgcagtggcataatcacaactcacagcagcctctaaatcttaggctcaagtaatcctcccgcctcagcctcccaggtagcggGGTCTACAGATACGCAttaccatgtccagctgatttttttctattcttttgtagagacagggtctcactatgttgcccaggctggtctggaactcctgggctcaagcaatcctcctgccgtggcctcccaaagtgctgggattaaggcatgagccatcgtgcttggccttgttttctttttaaattggtgTAAAGCACACACACTATTAAGTTAATTGGGAATGACATTTATACATTCCcaatgctgtgcaaccatcaccactgtctagtTCCAGAACTTTCTCTTCACTCCAAAAGAAAACCCATACCCCACTTATCTCCCCATTTCTTTCTCCTCAGTCCCTGACAACCACgaatctttctgtctctatgaatttgtcaGTTCAGGAGGTTTCTTGTGGATGGAATCTTGCACTATGCAGCCATCTGTGTCTGCTTCCCTCACTTGGCATAATATTTTCAGGACTCATCTATGCTGAAGTAGGAATCaatgcttccttctgtttttatgaccaaataatattccaccGTTTTTCTCCCTAACCTTTGCAAGCTTCATTCCTTCTTGTCATTCAAGTCATGGCCCAGACGGCACCTCCTCAGGAAGGCTGCCCCCGTCCACCCTCCCTAAATTATCTCAGCCCTTTTACGTTTTGGTCCCAGTGTGGACTGCCATTTGTAATGGTTTTGTTCTTCTACCGCTCTGCTTTCTTGTTGAGACGGAGAACCAAGGACCCCATTGTCATCACCTAAATCAATCCCAGGATTTAGAGACAGGCTTTCTGGCTGTGTGATTCTGAGCATTTCACAggaattcattctctctctctctctctctctctctgtctcgatggagttttgctcttgttgtccaggctggagtgcagtggcacgatcttgactcactgcaacctccgcctcctggattccagcgagtctcctgtctcagcctactgagtagctgggattacaggtgcccaccaccacactcaactaatttttgtatttttagtagagacagggtttcagcatattggccaggctggtcttgaattcctgatcttacgtgatccacccgcctcagcctcacttttacaggcgtgaaacaccatgcccagccccaaattcTTTAAAGCATAGTTTGGGCTCAGTTGTCAACCGGGAATAATGatcatgtttatttctttttttttttttgagacggagtctcgctctgttgcccaggctggagtgcagtgg
This window harbors:
- the DNAAF3 gene encoding dynein assembly factor 3, axonemal, coding for MTTPAGSGRGFGSVSWWGLSPALDLQAESPPVDPDSQADTVHSTPELDVLLLGSVDGRHLLRTLSRAKLWPRRRFNFFVLENNLEAVARHMLIFSLALEDPEKMGLQERSETFLEVWGNALLRPPVAAFVRAQADVLAHLVPEPDRLEEQLPWLSLRALKFRERDALEAVFRFWAGGEKGPEAFPMSRLWDSRLRHYLGSRYDARRGVSDWDLRMKLHDRGAQVIHTQEFRRWRDTGVAFELRDSSAYHVPNRTLASGRLLRYRGECVAARGYWGDVATGPFVAFGIEADDESLLRTSNGQPVKTAGEITQHNVTELLREVAAWGRARASRGDPEEQQSSEASPEPGTPAAPTPESFTVHFLPLNSAETLHHKSCYNGRFQLLYVACGMVHLLSPELGACVAPGGNLIVELARYLVDVRQEQLQAFNTQVGERARAAGFAPQTEARPSETFARFCKSQESALGSTDPAVEPGTPSLDVLAQPLEASSPAPEGLIQPLQGGTPHCEPCQLPSESPGSLSEVLAQPQGALALSNCESDSKTGVSPSP